A single Ptiloglossa arizonensis isolate GNS036 chromosome 2, iyPtiAriz1_principal, whole genome shotgun sequence DNA region contains:
- the LOC143143340 gene encoding protein CNPPD1: protein MTNISRRRKAPAKLKSMGNHDKFLNRITKSLYYSKLPMTDCLSLPVTELAAELFTEVKSGHTLERLDVEEASRISRNACVSPCCLVLALLYLERLKDCNPEYLQRVAPSELFLVSLMVASKFLNDEGEEDEVFNTEWAQSGDLSVSHMNQLEKDFLNAIDWTVFVHNQDFWERLQRLEKDIAYKEAQKRGWFSYTELSCLMNSMQLITVAHAVINVSSICLATYIAGIVTLLGSALVASYFPGTVLSPRQTTSSLDVTKIDLNSIMDVPPTAIENLSENVLTTDFMPILLSCNQTQHGCENIEKKEIVDEHWKWWLNSIMIWLPEYSGLESKETLYSINDEIEYTDTLITTKFVLDTTTLIQDADEFIMDMNWKQILGIDLNLHLHDWRYYANYVTKITLGHQH, encoded by the exons AtgacgaatatttcaagaaggaGAAAAGCCCCAGCAAAACTTAAG AGCATGGGTAATCATGACAAGTTTTTAAATCGTATAACGAAATCACTCTACTATTCAAAATTACCGATGACTGATTGCCTCAGTTTGCCTGTTACTG AATTGGCAGCGGAACTTTTCACTGAAGTAAAGAGTGGTCACACACTAGAACGACTAGATGTGGAAGAAGCAAGTAGAATTTCTAGAAATGCATGTGTTTCACCATGTTGTCTGGTCTTGGCTTTATTATATTTAGAAAGACTAAAAGATTGTAATCCAGAATATTTGCAACGAGTGGCAccttctgaactatttcttgTTTCTTTG ATGGTGGcaagtaaatttttaaatgatgaaggagaagaagatgaagtttTCAATACTGAATGGGCACAATCTGGTGATTTAAGTGTATCACATATGAATCAATTAGAAAAAGATTTTCTCAATGCTATT GATTGGACTGTTTTTGTTCACAATCAAGATTTTTGGGAAAGACTACAAAGACTAGAAAAAGATATAGCTTATAAAGAAGCACAAAAAAGAGGCTGGTTTTCATATACAGAATTAAGTTGTCTAATGAATTCAATGCAATTAATAACTGTGGCACATGCTGTAATAAATGTATCATCTATTTGTTTGGCAACATATATTGCAGGAATAGTCACTCTCTTGGGCTCTGCTTTAGTTGCTAGCTATTTTCCAGGAACAGTACTTAGCCCAAGACAAACAACAAGTTCTTTAGATGTTACAAAAATAGATTTGAATTCAATAATGGATGTTCCACCAACAGCTATTGAAAATCTGTCAGAAAATGTTTTAACAACAGATTTTATGCCTATTTTATTGAGTTGTAATCAAACTCAACATggttgtgaaaatattgagaagaaagaaattgtagaTGAGCACTGGAAATGGTGGTTAAATTCTATTATGATCTGGTTACCAGAATATTCAGGCTTAGAGTCAAAAGAGACATTATATTCAATAAATGATGAAATTGAATACACAGATACATTAATAACTACTAAGTTTGTACTTGATACTACTACCTTAATACAAGATGCAGATGAATTTATAATGGATATGAATTGGAAGCAAATCCTGGGTATAGATTTAAATCTTCATTTGCATGATTGGAGATATTATGCAAATTATGTTACAAAAATAACTCTTGGTCATCAGcactaa
- the LOC143143339 gene encoding actin-binding protein IPP, with product MRLKGKNNTKSFHSVYKVLSRICRTADKGQLDGFMADGAVPPIKNGHNCNNMGFATQVVKQSSDVSNIVYAVGQYAPKVLRNLNTQRLKNQFSDVGLVAGGSVIRAHRSVLAAGSAYFNAMFTGGLVEEQQELVEIHSVSTNILSLLVDFIYTGNVDITQDNVQELFAAADMLELDEVVSGCITYLKQQLHYSNALGIYRFAEAHNRLDLLESALHFIQVNFPQVSQEEEFLDLQKEHLVHFLSSDYIHIDTEFQVFQAAYNWIVHDIPTRRCYVFDILRHVRLRLCSLARLEHIILECKDASLIVALRSIQKDLISNKGCLVPLHAQPRLCAKKNILVIGGSRREHSADSWGRAAESTYETIEKYDTFTGEWSEVAPIGIGRILPGVALLDGKVYVVGGELESCIIANCECYDPRDNVWTSIACMEEPRCEFGLCALDNSLYAFGGWVGKDFGGSIEIYDPITNSWTLDGQLPEPRFSMGVVAYEGLIYVVGGCTQESRHRQDVMSYNPVTREWTHLASMLTPRSQMGITILDGYIYVVGGTNKNQEVLTSVERYSFEKNKWSTVASMNIGRSYPAVAAADSRLYVIGGDQSQEINFYRMQITISTVECYDPRSNKWHECASLPTSRGEAAAIVAPF from the exons ATGCGTTTAAAagggaaaaataatacaaaatcgtTTCATAGCGTCTATAAGGTGCTTTCGCGCATATGTC GAACTGCAGATAAAGGACAACTTGATGGTTTCATGGCGGATGGCGCAGTGCCACCAATAAAGAATGGCCATAACTGTAATAATATGGGTTTTGCGACGCAAGTTGTAAAACAATCATCTGATGTTTCGAATATTGTTTATGCTGTGGGGCAATATGCTCCCAAAGTATTAAGGAATTTGAATACCCAAAGATTAAAAAATCAGTTTAGCGATGTGGGTTTGGTTGCTGGAGGTAGTGTCATTAGAGCACATAGATCAGTTTTGGCAGCAGGGAGTGCATATTTTAATGCTATGTTCACTGGTGGTCTCGTTGAAGAGCAGCAGGAGTTAGTAGAAATTCATTCGGTATCAACTAATATTCTTTCTCTCCTGGTGGATTTCATTTATACTGGAAATGTCGATATTACCCAGGACAATGTTCAAGAATTATTTGCAGCTGCTGATATGCTAGAGTTAGATGAAGTGGTATCTGGTTGCATTACCTATTTAAAACAGCAACTTCACTACTCAAATGCTCTTGGGATTTATAG ATTTGCAGAAGCACATAACAGATTAGATCTTTTGGAAAGTGCCCTACACTTTATACAAGTCAACTTTCCTCAAGTATCTCAAGAAGAAGAATTCTTGGATCTACAGAAAGAACATCTTGTTCATTTTCTCAGTAGTGATTATATTCATATTGATACTGAATTCCAG GTCTTCCAAGCTGCATATAATTGGATTGTCCATGATATACCAACAAGAAGATGTTACGTATTTGACATATTACGTCATGTACGGTTACGACTGTGTTCATTAGCAAGATTGGAACACATTATTTTGGAATGTAAAGATGCAAGTCTTATTGTTGCATTAAGATCTATACAAAAAGATTTAATATCAAATAAAGGATGTCTTGTGCCCCTTCATGCACAACCTAGACTTTGTgccaagaaaaatattttagtaaTTGGTGGATCAAGGCGTGAACATTCAGCAGACAGTTGGGGTAGAGCAGCTGAAAGCACTtatgaaacaattgagaaatatGACACATTTACAGG TGAATGGAGTGAAGTAGCACCAATTGGAATAGGACGCATATTACCAGGTGTAGCATTACTAGATGGTAAAGTTTATGTTGTTGGTGGAGAACTTGAATCGTGCATTATTGCCAATTGTGAATGTTACGACCCACGTGATAATGTATGGACATCAATAGCCTGTATGGAAGAACCTAGGTGTGAATTTGGACTTTGTGCCTTGGATAATAGCTTATATGCATTTGGTGGTTGGGTAGGCAAAGATTTTGGTGGATCAATAGAAATATATGATCCAATAACTAATTCTTGGACACTTGATGGACAACTCCCAGAACCTCGGTTTAGTATGGGAGTAGTTGCCTATGAAG GATTAATATATGTAGTGGGTGGATGCACACAAGAGAGTAGACATCGTCAAGACGTAATGAGTTATAATCCAGTGACTAGAGAATGGACTCATTTAGCTTCAATGCTCACACCACGTTCACAAATGGGAATCACCATTCTCGACGGATACATTTATGTTGTCGGTGGTACTAATAAAAATCAGGAGGTATTAACATCCGTTGAACGATATTCCTTTGAAAAG AATAAATGGAGTACTGTTGCATCTATGAATATAGGCAGATCATATCCTGCAGTTGCAGCAGCCGATAGTCGACTTTATGTTATAGGGGGTGATCAATCtcaggaaattaatttttatcgaatgcaAATCACAATTTCCACAGTTGAATGTTACGATCCTCGTTCAAATAAATGGCACGAATGTGCTTCATTGCCGACAAGTAGGGGTGAAGCAGCGGCAATTGTTGCACCTTTTTGA
- the LOC143154867 gene encoding coenzyme Q-binding protein COQ10 homolog B, mitochondrial isoform X2, whose product MYRRVLLLQNVILHNRKNLYKRYIERMYMVESSKMKEYEGRKLIGFSMEKIYDVVADVKNYKNFVPFCKKSDVISKNNNSLKANLVIGFPPIKENYISKITTVRPRFVKAECTDDFTHHGARLLPNGGAELSHRQSIQSKMY is encoded by the exons ATGTACAG ACGCGTTTTATTACTTCAAAATGTAATACTACACAATAGAAAAAATCTTTATAAACGATATATAGAAAGAATGTACATGGTAGAAAGTtcaaaaatgaaagaatatGAAGGTCGTAAATTAATAGG attttcaatggaaaaaatatatgATGTTGTAGCGgatgtaaaaaattataaaaatttcgtGCCGTTTTGTAAAAAATCCGATGTTAtatcaaaaaataataatagtctCAAAGCCAATTTAGTAATAGGATTTCCACCTATAAAGGAAAACTACATTTCCAAAATAACAACAGTACGACCACGTTTTGTTAAAGCCGAATGCACAGACG aTTTTACACATCACGGTGCGCGATTACTACCTAATGGTGGCGCAGAATTGAGTCACCGCCAATCGATCCAAAGCaagat GTATTAA
- the LOC143154864 gene encoding uncharacterized protein LOC143154864 isoform X1: protein MSMTITIFATQTVLFPREIMYFGRNISRLYHRHRKLCHVNSFLLGKCLSPSLVINTCTTQRTCHSNKSKVESFSGTLTKQHAKELASKLTSEERDHFLSALQECKSEEDKAGYQRQLAVFRWCNELGRPTKIPSLGDVDATGKYCRVPDDWLIRKYVENFPGPTTKDLILVAIANAIPFIGFGFLDNFIMIVAGDQIEIMLNKKFPISTMAAAALGNTVSDIIGIGSVHYVEIFAHKIGFQAPKLTSLELNLPKTKLAANVGRVIGVTIGCLIGMTPIPIFSYFHNSD, encoded by the exons ATGAGTATGACGATTACAATCTTCGCCACTCAGACGGTTTTATTTCCGCGAGAAATTATGTATTTCGGAAGAAATATATCACGTCTTTATCATCGTCATCGAAAACTATGTCACGTAAACAGCTTTCTGTTAGGAAAATGCTTATCTCCCTCACTCGTCATTAATACATGTACTACACAGAGAACATGTCATAGTAATAAAAGTAAAGTAGAAAGTTTTTCTGGTACTTTAACGAAGCAACACGCAAAAGAATTGGCCTCCAAACTTACCTCGGAAGAACGTGATCACTTTTTAAGTGCTTTACAAGAATGTAAATCTGAGGAAGATAAAGCAGGATATCAAC GTCAGTTAGCAGTTTTCCGGTGGTGCAATGAACTTGGAAGACCTACCAAAATACCATCGTTAGGAGATGTGGATGCTACAGGCAAATATTGTCGTGTACCAGATGATTGGCTTATACGAAAGTATG TTGAAAATTTTCCAGGACCAACTACTAAAGATCTAATATTAG TTGCAATTGCGAATGCAATTCCATTCATCGGCTTTGGTTTTCTTGACAACTTCATCATGATTGTTGCT GGAGACCAAATTGAAataatgttaaataaaaaatttccaatatcAACTATGGCAGCTGCAGCATTAGGAAATACAGTTTCTGATATAATAGGAATTGGATCTGTACACTATGTAGAAATTTTTGCTCATAAAATTGGGTTTCAAGCACCGAAACTTACTTCTTTGGAATTAAATCTGCCTAAAACAAAACTAGCTGCCAATGTG GGACGAGTTATTGGAGTTACAATTGGCTGTTTGATTGGGATGACACCTATTcctattttttcatattttcataaTAGTGATTGA
- the LOC143154864 gene encoding uncharacterized protein LOC143154864 isoform X2 — translation MSMTITIFATQTVLFPREIMYFGRNISRLYHRHRKLCHVNSFLLGKCLSPSLVINTCTTQRTCHSNKSKVESFSGTLTKQHAKELASKLTSEERDHFLSALQECKSEEDKAGYQRQLAVFRWCNELGRPTKIPSLGDVDATGKYCRVPDDWLIRKYGPTTKDLILVAIANAIPFIGFGFLDNFIMIVAGDQIEIMLNKKFPISTMAAAALGNTVSDIIGIGSVHYVEIFAHKIGFQAPKLTSLELNLPKTKLAANVGRVIGVTIGCLIGMTPIPIFSYFHNSD, via the exons ATGAGTATGACGATTACAATCTTCGCCACTCAGACGGTTTTATTTCCGCGAGAAATTATGTATTTCGGAAGAAATATATCACGTCTTTATCATCGTCATCGAAAACTATGTCACGTAAACAGCTTTCTGTTAGGAAAATGCTTATCTCCCTCACTCGTCATTAATACATGTACTACACAGAGAACATGTCATAGTAATAAAAGTAAAGTAGAAAGTTTTTCTGGTACTTTAACGAAGCAACACGCAAAAGAATTGGCCTCCAAACTTACCTCGGAAGAACGTGATCACTTTTTAAGTGCTTTACAAGAATGTAAATCTGAGGAAGATAAAGCAGGATATCAAC GTCAGTTAGCAGTTTTCCGGTGGTGCAATGAACTTGGAAGACCTACCAAAATACCATCGTTAGGAGATGTGGATGCTACAGGCAAATATTGTCGTGTACCAGATGATTGGCTTATACGAAAGTATG GACCAACTACTAAAGATCTAATATTAG TTGCAATTGCGAATGCAATTCCATTCATCGGCTTTGGTTTTCTTGACAACTTCATCATGATTGTTGCT GGAGACCAAATTGAAataatgttaaataaaaaatttccaatatcAACTATGGCAGCTGCAGCATTAGGAAATACAGTTTCTGATATAATAGGAATTGGATCTGTACACTATGTAGAAATTTTTGCTCATAAAATTGGGTTTCAAGCACCGAAACTTACTTCTTTGGAATTAAATCTGCCTAAAACAAAACTAGCTGCCAATGTG GGACGAGTTATTGGAGTTACAATTGGCTGTTTGATTGGGATGACACCTATTcctattttttcatattttcataaTAGTGATTGA
- the LOC143154867 gene encoding coenzyme Q-binding protein COQ10 homolog B, mitochondrial isoform X1: MYRRVLLLQNVILHNRKNLYKRYIERMYMVESSKMKEYEGRKLIGFSMEKIYDVVADVKNYKNFVPFCKKSDVISKNNNSLKANLVIGFPPIKENYISKITTVRPRFVKAECTDGKLFNHLNTLWIFSPGLKNNAETCVIDFSLSFEFKSIIHSHLSNLFFNEIVRQMENAFLEEAKRRYGTPCIKTVRLEK; this comes from the exons ATGTACAG ACGCGTTTTATTACTTCAAAATGTAATACTACACAATAGAAAAAATCTTTATAAACGATATATAGAAAGAATGTACATGGTAGAAAGTtcaaaaatgaaagaatatGAAGGTCGTAAATTAATAGG attttcaatggaaaaaatatatgATGTTGTAGCGgatgtaaaaaattataaaaatttcgtGCCGTTTTGTAAAAAATCCGATGTTAtatcaaaaaataataatagtctCAAAGCCAATTTAGTAATAGGATTTCCACCTATAAAGGAAAACTACATTTCCAAAATAACAACAGTACGACCACGTTTTGTTAAAGCCGAATGCACAGACGGTAAATTATTCAATCATTTGAACACGTTATGGATTTTCAGTCCAGGATTAAAAAATAATGCAGAAACGTGCGTTATTGATTTTTCACTATCATTTGAATTCAAATCAATTATCCATTCACATTtgtcgaatttattttttaatgaaattgtaAGGCAAATGGAAAATGCTTTTCTTGAAGAAGCCAAACGCAGATACGGTACACCTTGTATAAAAACAGTGCGATTagaaaagtaa